GCGTTGCGCTGAGCCAGGCCAAGGAAGGCCGCGCTCACATCCTCGACGAGATGAACAAGGCGCTGACCGCGCCGCGCGCCGAGCTCGGCGAGCACGCGCCGCGCATCGAGACGATGCAGATTCCGGTCGACAAGATTCGCGAAGTCATCGGTTCGGGCGGCAAGGTCATCCGCGAGATCGTGGAGAAGACCGGTGCGAAGATCGACATCAACGACGACGGTCTCATCAAGATCGCGTCGGCCGACGGCAAGTCGATCAAGGCGGCCTATAACTGGATCCGCTCCATCGTGGCGGAGCCGGAAATCGGCGTGATCTACGAAGGCACGGTCGTGAAAGTGATGGAATTCGGAGCCTTCGTGAACTTCTTCGGTTCCCGCGACGGCCTCGTGCACATCTCGGAGCTCGCCAAGAACCGCGTCGGCAAGGTGACGGACGTCGTCAAGGAAGGCGACAAGGTGAAGGTGAAGTTCCTCGGCATGGACGAGCGTGGCAAGGTCCGCCTCTCCATGAAGGTGGTCAACCAGGAGACCGGCGAAGACATCACCGAGCAGCTCAAGGCCGAGCGCGAAGCCGAAAAGGCCCAGCGCGACCAGCAGAAGTCTGCCAACGCCGGCGAGTAACGTTACGTAAAATTGACAATCCTGAGCCCCGTATCGATGATGCGGGGCTTTTTTATGCTGGAGAGCAGCCAACAAGGCAGGGGCGTATGGGCGAGCCGCAATTTGAAAGAATTCAATCGCTGTTACTGGGGGCGCTGCTGGCTTTGCCGCTTTCCATGGGCGAAGCCCATGCGGATACTCTATGTGGCCGAGAAGTGGTATCGATCGAACGGCTTCGTGACGACGTTCTCGGCGGATCCCGCACCAAAAAGATCACCGACACTGACACGTCTGTCCAATTTTCGGATGATCAACATCGTGTCCTTTGGACATTCTTGAAAGCTGCACATCCGGCCGCTCCGGCCGTCCTTTGCCAGACACCAGTCACAAAGGATGGCAAGATCTCCTTAAGCCTAGAGGCGTGGTGTGGAGGCCCCAAAGTTAAATGTGACGCTCTTATCGCCGAGTTTGGAAAACATCAGGCGGAACTCAGCCGATGAATCCTGGAGGCTTCGTCGCCTGAGAAACTCTGAAAGCTGTCGGACACCGCATAGTGACTTGCATGCCGCTCATTTATCGGCCTTTCCGCTCCTCAAGAGTCAATCGGCCAAGGGTGGCAAGGTAAAGTTCCTCAGCACCGAGGCGCTGCTTGGCCCTTCCTTTTTTCATGTCCAGGGCACGAGCCTCACTTGAGAGAAAGATAAATATCCGTCGGCGGCGTACTGGGTAGGCTGCTGATCCAGTTCTCGGAGACGGGTGTGTCGGCCGCATAGATCCGATGCCAGTGTAGGGCGACATGCTGGCGACGGCGGCCAGCATCTCGAAACTCAATTCTTCTTCCAGATGATCGTGGATGTAGGAGGCGACCCGCGTCAGGCGGCTGGCGTAGCTGTCGGAAGTGGCGTTTCCATCGCGGAGACCCGTGTTTCAGGCGTGTGGACCAGCTTAGGCAGAGTGCCTTTGATAAGTCCTGCTGTTCTTCAGTCGGAGCCGTCAGCCCGGCCGCCGGCCTTCAGTGGAATTGACGTCCTGTGGGCGAGATATTATTTAGAATTGTTCTAAACAAGGTCCCGTCATGCTGTCACGCCTCTTCGGTTTCGGCCGCCGCCCCTTCGACTCGCTCACCGAACAGGAAATCCTTGCGCTTGCCATCTCGTCCGAAGAGGACGATGCGCGGATTTACCGGTCCTACGCGGACGGCCTCGGCCCTGCCTTTCCTCAATCGGCCAGGGTCTTCGAGGAGATGGCAGCCGAGGAGGACAGCCACCGCGCGGCCCTGATCGAGTTGCACCGGCGACGCTTCGGCGAGACCATTCCGCTGATCCGCCGCGAGCATGTCCGCGGTTATTACGAACGCAAGCCCGACTGGCTGGTGCGTCCGCTCGGCATCGACAAGGTGCGTGCTGCAGCGGAAGACATGGAGGCGCAGGCCCACCGCTTCTACGTGGAGGCAGCCAAGCGTACCCGGGATGCTTCCACACGCAAGCTCCTCGGAGACCTGGCGGCAGCGGAGCAGAATCACGAATCCCTCGCGCGACGGCTCGGCCTCGCCTACACGCCCGGATCGGTGCGGGAGGAGGAGGGCCGGACCGAGCGGCGGCAATTCATTCTTACCTTCGTGCAGCCCGGCCTTGCCGGCCTCATGGACGGATCGGTCTCGACCCTCGCGCCGATCTTCGCGGCGGCCTTCGCCACTCAGGATACCTGGCAGACCTTTCTG
This window of the Microvirga sp. TS319 genome carries:
- a CDS encoding polyribonucleotide nucleotidyltransferase, with the protein product IGHGKLAWRAIHPMLPASHEFPYTIRVVSEITESNGSSSMATVCGSSLALMDAGVPLRRPVAGIAMGLILEGERFAVLSDILGDEDHLGDMDFKVAGTDQGITSLQMDIKIAGITEEIMRVALSQAKEGRAHILDEMNKALTAPRAELGEHAPRIETMQIPVDKIREVIGSGGKVIREIVEKTGAKIDINDDGLIKIASADGKSIKAAYNWIRSIVAEPEIGVIYEGTVVKVMEFGAFVNFFGSRDGLVHISELAKNRVGKVTDVVKEGDKVKVKFLGMDERGKVRLSMKVVNQETGEDITEQLKAEREAEKAQRDQQKSANAGE
- the mbfA gene encoding iron exporter MbfA — encoded protein: MLSRLFGFGRRPFDSLTEQEILALAISSEEDDARIYRSYADGLGPAFPQSARVFEEMAAEEDSHRAALIELHRRRFGETIPLIRREHVRGYYERKPDWLVRPLGIDKVRAAAEDMEAQAHRFYVEAAKRTRDASTRKLLGDLAAAEQNHESLARRLGLAYTPGSVREEEGRTERRQFILTFVQPGLAGLMDGSVSTLAPIFAAAFATQDTWQTFLVGLSASVGAGISMGFTEAAHDDGKLSGRGSPVKRGFASGIMTAIGGLGHALPYLIPHFWTATFIAAAVVFVELWAIAFIQNRYMETPFLRAAFQVVLGGALVFAAGVLIGNA